The following proteins come from a genomic window of Sulfitobacter indolifex:
- a CDS encoding lytic murein transglycosylase, which produces MRPTFLAAALAAFTLPATAYAQSACGGDFSGFIADAKAEAVAKGADPATADGFFAGLRQDPAVLRADQAQGVFQKPFIEFSRHLISNDRINRGRAMADKYDAIFDRVESEYGVSRGVLLAFWAFETDYGAIQGDFNTANALATLAHDCRRPELFRPQLFAALELFERGEFDPATTTGAWAGEIGMVQMLPRDIIENGVDGDGDGEVSLKTSAPDALLSGAKMLQSLGWRAGEPWLAEVTLPQEFDWSQTGLETSKSVSEWQAMGVSPRGGPLAEGLTASVLLPQGRGGPAFIAYPNFRVYFEWNQSFTYVMTAAYFATRLEGAQVYDAGNPQPGLSGEAMKTLQRKLQSMGYDVGDVDGILGSGTRAAVRAEQERLGMPVDGWPTPSLLNQL; this is translated from the coding sequence ATGCGCCCCACCTTTCTAGCCGCCGCCCTTGCGGCGTTCACCCTCCCCGCCACCGCCTATGCGCAATCGGCCTGCGGCGGTGATTTCTCTGGATTCATCGCCGATGCCAAGGCCGAAGCCGTGGCCAAGGGCGCCGACCCTGCAACCGCCGATGGGTTTTTTGCAGGTCTGCGCCAAGACCCCGCCGTGCTGCGCGCAGATCAGGCGCAAGGGGTGTTTCAAAAGCCCTTCATCGAGTTTTCGCGCCACTTGATCTCCAACGACCGGATCAACCGGGGCCGCGCCATGGCCGACAAATACGACGCGATCTTTGACCGGGTTGAATCCGAATACGGTGTCAGCCGTGGCGTGCTCTTGGCCTTTTGGGCGTTCGAGACGGACTACGGCGCGATCCAAGGGGATTTCAACACCGCCAATGCGCTGGCCACGCTGGCCCATGACTGCCGCCGCCCCGAACTGTTCCGCCCACAGCTTTTCGCGGCTTTGGAGCTTTTCGAGCGCGGCGAGTTTGACCCGGCCACCACCACCGGCGCTTGGGCGGGTGAGATCGGCATGGTGCAAATGCTGCCCCGCGACATCATCGAAAACGGTGTGGATGGCGATGGCGATGGCGAAGTCTCCTTGAAAACCTCTGCCCCCGACGCTCTGCTGTCAGGTGCCAAAATGCTTCAAAGCCTCGGCTGGCGCGCAGGAGAGCCTTGGCTGGCCGAAGTGACCCTGCCGCAGGAATTTGACTGGTCGCAAACCGGGCTGGAAACCTCCAAATCCGTCAGCGAATGGCAGGCCATGGGCGTGTCCCCGCGGGGCGGACCGCTGGCCGAAGGGCTGACCGCGTCGGTCCTTCTGCCACAAGGGCGCGGCGGGCCTGCTTTCATCGCCTATCCGAATTTTCGGGTCTATTTCGAATGGAACCAAAGCTTTACCTACGTCATGACCGCCGCCTATTTCGCCACGCGGCTGGAAGGCGCGCAGGTCTATGACGCGGGCAATCCGCAACCGGGGCTTAGCGGGGAGGCGATGAAGACGCTTCAGCGCAAACTCCAGTCTATGGGCTATGATGTGGGCGATGTGGACGGCATCCTCGGCTCCGGCACCCGCGCCGCTGTGCGGGCTGAACAGGAACGCCTTGGCATGCCCGTCGATGGCTGGCCCACGCCCAGCTTGCTGAACCAACTGTAA
- a CDS encoding rhodanese-like domain-containing protein, with amino-acid sequence MALKKTAAEMVSEARARIEEIDSAEAIAMLDDENVQFVDLRDPRERERTGFIPGAFHCPRGMLEFWVDPDSPYFKEVFAQDKKFVFHCASGWRSAISVATLQDMGFDAAHLKDGFGGWEKAGGQIEGGNVEKP; translated from the coding sequence ATGGCCTTAAAGAAAACCGCCGCCGAAATGGTGTCCGAGGCCCGTGCCCGGATCGAAGAAATCGACAGCGCCGAGGCCATCGCCATGCTGGACGACGAAAACGTGCAATTCGTCGACCTGCGTGATCCCCGCGAACGCGAGCGTACCGGGTTCATCCCCGGTGCGTTCCACTGCCCGCGTGGCATGTTGGAGTTTTGGGTCGACCCCGACAGCCCCTATTTCAAAGAGGTCTTTGCCCAAGACAAGAAGTTCGTCTTCCACTGCGCCTCCGGCTGGCGCTCAGCCATCTCTGTCGCGACGCTGCAAGACATGGGCTTTGACGCGGCGCACCTGAAGGACGGTTTCGGCGGATGGGAAAAGGCGGGCGGCCAAATTGAGGGCGGCAATGTCGAGAAGCCCTGA
- a CDS encoding trimeric intracellular cation channel family protein, whose protein sequence is MSLLALLDYAAVLVFAITGALVASRAQLDIVGFAFIACLTAVGGGTIRDLLLDRNPIFWIEKPSMLGVAIVAALVVFFTAHFLESRFRTLIWLDSLALAVAVAAGVGVAMSQEQSAAIIIVMGMITGCMGGLMRDVVVGQLPLVLTQGELYATAALSGAAVAVLLAPYTQGTLYPLLACAVTTWVLRAGSLYFGWHLPVYKSTPPKS, encoded by the coding sequence GTGAGCTTGCTGGCCCTGCTCGACTACGCCGCCGTGCTGGTCTTTGCCATCACCGGCGCGCTGGTTGCCAGCCGCGCGCAGCTTGATATCGTCGGCTTTGCCTTCATCGCTTGCCTGACGGCGGTCGGCGGGGGCACGATCCGTGACCTTCTGCTCGACCGCAATCCAATCTTCTGGATCGAAAAGCCCAGCATGCTGGGCGTGGCCATCGTGGCGGCGCTGGTGGTCTTCTTCACCGCGCACTTTCTGGAAAGCCGTTTTCGCACGTTGATCTGGCTCGACAGTCTGGCGCTGGCTGTTGCCGTCGCGGCGGGGGTCGGGGTGGCGATGTCTCAAGAACAGTCAGCCGCCATTATCATTGTCATGGGTATGATCACCGGCTGCATGGGCGGGCTGATGCGCGATGTGGTGGTGGGGCAACTGCCACTTGTGCTGACCCAAGGCGAGCTTTACGCCACCGCCGCCCTATCAGGTGCCGCCGTGGCAGTGCTGCTGGCGCCCTATACCCAAGGCACGCTCTATCCGCTGCTGGCCTGCGCGGTCACCACATGGGTGCTGCGGGCGGGGTCGCTGTATTTCGGCTGGCACTTGCCGGTCTACAAAAGCACCCCACCAAAAAGCTAG
- the fmt gene encoding methionyl-tRNA formyltransferase, whose amino-acid sequence MRLIFMGTPEFSVPVLDALVQAGHDICAVYCQPPRPAGRGKKPRPSPVQQRAEEIGLLVRHPASLKHPEPQEEFSELDADAAVVVAYGLILPQVILDAPKQGCLNIHASLLPRWRGAAPIHRAIMAGDEKTGVCIMQMEAGLDTGPVLLCEETDIGAAETTAQLHDRLSAMGAVAINKALSQLLTLTPQPQPEEGVTYAAKIDKAEARIDWARPAVEVDRLIRGLSPFPGAWFEVDGQRVKVLGSVLDEGTGAAGEVLSDDLRVACGDGAVRLTRLQRAGKGVQDVDVFQRGAQIATGTNLSAV is encoded by the coding sequence ATGCGACTGATCTTCATGGGCACGCCCGAGTTTTCGGTGCCGGTACTCGACGCGCTGGTGCAAGCGGGGCATGACATCTGCGCCGTCTATTGCCAGCCGCCACGCCCTGCGGGCCGGGGCAAGAAACCCCGCCCAAGCCCGGTGCAGCAGCGCGCTGAAGAGATTGGCCTTTTGGTGCGGCATCCGGCATCGCTCAAACATCCCGAGCCGCAAGAAGAATTCTCTGAACTCGACGCTGACGCGGCGGTGGTCGTGGCCTATGGTTTGATCCTCCCGCAGGTCATTCTGGACGCGCCGAAACAGGGCTGCCTGAACATCCACGCGAGCTTGCTGCCGCGCTGGCGTGGGGCAGCACCTATCCACCGTGCGATCATGGCGGGGGATGAAAAGACCGGCGTTTGCATCATGCAGATGGAAGCGGGGCTCGATACCGGGCCGGTGCTGCTCTGCGAAGAGACGGACATCGGCGCGGCAGAAACCACAGCGCAATTGCACGACCGGTTGAGCGCCATGGGCGCGGTGGCGATCAACAAAGCGCTGTCGCAATTGTTGACGCTGACCCCGCAGCCCCAACCCGAAGAAGGCGTCACCTATGCCGCCAAGATCGACAAGGCCGAGGCCCGCATTGACTGGGCGCGCCCGGCGGTTGAGGTAGATCGCCTGATCCGCGGGCTGTCGCCCTTTCCCGGCGCGTGGTTTGAGGTTGATGGTCAGCGGGTGAAGGTACTGGGATCGGTGCTTGACGAAGGCACAGGTGCGGCGGGTGAGGTGCTGTCAGACGACCTGCGCGTGGCTTGCGGAGACGGAGCAGTACGGCTGACGCGGTTGCAGCGTGCAGGCAAGGGCGTGCAGGATGTCGATGTGTTTCAACGCGGCGCGCAGATTGCGACGGGAACGAACCTTAGCGCTGTCTAA
- the rnhA gene encoding ribonuclease HI: MPDLYAYTDGACSGNPGPGGWGVLMRAMDGDKIVKERELKGGEGQTTNNRMELMAAISALESLSRTTEITIVTDSNYVKNGITGWIFGWKKNGWKNAAKKPVKNAELWQRLDAANARHNVTWKWVKGHAGHPENERADELARAGMAPFKPGGKK; the protein is encoded by the coding sequence ATGCCAGACCTCTATGCCTACACAGACGGAGCCTGCTCAGGCAATCCCGGCCCCGGCGGCTGGGGCGTGCTCATGCGCGCAATGGACGGCGACAAGATCGTGAAAGAACGCGAGCTGAAGGGCGGCGAAGGCCAGACCACCAACAACCGCATGGAACTGATGGCCGCGATTTCGGCTTTGGAATCGCTTAGCCGTACGACCGAGATCACCATCGTCACGGACAGCAACTACGTCAAAAATGGCATCACCGGTTGGATCTTTGGCTGGAAGAAAAATGGCTGGAAAAATGCCGCCAAGAAACCCGTCAAAAACGCCGAACTTTGGCAACGGCTTGATGCGGCGAACGCGCGGCACAATGTGACGTGGAAATGGGTCAAGGGCCACGCCGGCCACCCCGAAAACGAACGCGCTGACGAGCTGGCCCGCGCTGGCATGGCCCCCTTCAAACCGGGCGGCAAGAAGTGA
- a CDS encoding MalY/PatB family protein — translation MSFDEIEVTNVNFDEIIERRGTHCAKWDKMEAVYGVPAESGIAMWVADMDFRPPQVVQDALQAQINHGVHGYFGDDSEYLAAIQWWMENRHGWKVDADAIFTTHGLVNGTAMCVDAFTQPGDGVVLFTPVYHAFARVIKAAERRVVECPLTNTSGRYEMDFDAYDALMTGDEKMLILCSPHNPGGRVWSREELQGVADFAKRHDLVLVSDEIHHDLVMPGQKHIPMAHIDGIEDRLVMMTATTKTFNMAGSHVGNVIIADPKMRQQFAARMAAMGSSPNSFGLLMATAAYSPDGAAWVDELMDYLDGNRRHFDEAVNAIPGLRSMPLEATYLAWVDFSGTGMDRTEFTERVEKSARIAANHGATFGTGGESFMRFNLAMPRARVEEACERLAKAFSDLQ, via the coding sequence ATGAGTTTTGACGAGATCGAAGTGACCAACGTGAATTTTGACGAGATCATCGAGCGGCGCGGGACGCATTGCGCGAAATGGGATAAGATGGAAGCGGTCTATGGCGTGCCCGCCGAGAGCGGCATCGCGATGTGGGTGGCTGACATGGATTTCCGCCCGCCGCAGGTGGTACAGGATGCGCTGCAGGCTCAGATTAACCACGGCGTACACGGGTATTTCGGCGATGACAGCGAATACCTTGCGGCAATTCAGTGGTGGATGGAGAACCGCCACGGTTGGAAGGTCGATGCCGATGCAATCTTTACCACGCATGGACTGGTGAACGGCACTGCGATGTGCGTCGATGCCTTTACCCAGCCCGGCGATGGCGTTGTGCTTTTCACCCCGGTCTATCACGCCTTTGCCCGCGTGATTAAAGCCGCCGAACGCCGCGTGGTGGAATGCCCCCTGACCAATACCTCGGGCCGCTATGAGATGGATTTCGACGCCTATGACGCCCTGATGACCGGGGATGAGAAGATGCTGATCCTCTGCTCTCCGCATAACCCCGGTGGCCGGGTCTGGTCCCGCGAAGAATTGCAAGGTGTCGCCGACTTCGCCAAGCGGCATGATCTGGTGTTGGTCTCGGATGAAATTCACCACGATCTGGTGATGCCCGGCCAAAAGCACATCCCCATGGCGCATATCGACGGGATCGAAGACCGTCTGGTGATGATGACCGCCACGACCAAGACCTTCAATATGGCCGGCAGCCACGTCGGAAATGTGATTATTGCAGACCCCAAGATGCGACAGCAGTTCGCCGCCCGCATGGCCGCAATGGGCAGCTCGCCCAATTCGTTTGGTCTGCTTATGGCCACCGCCGCTTATTCACCGGACGGCGCGGCATGGGTGGACGAACTGATGGATTATCTTGACGGCAACCGGAGGCACTTTGACGAAGCAGTAAACGCAATTCCGGGACTGCGCTCTATGCCATTGGAGGCGACCTATCTCGCTTGGGTGGATTTTTCTGGCACTGGCATGGATCGGACGGAGTTTACCGAGCGGGTGGAAAAATCCGCCCGCATCGCCGCGAACCATGGCGCGACATTCGGCACCGGCGGCGAAAGCTTCATGCGCTTCAACCTCGCCATGCCGCGCGCGCGGGTCGAGGAGGCCTGCGAAAGGCTCGCCAAAGCTTTCAGCGATCTACAGTAA
- a CDS encoding glutathione S-transferase family protein, translating into MGLLVDGKWQDKWYDTKSSGGKFERSEAKFRNWVTADGSAGPSGEGGFKAESGRYHLYVSYACPWAHRALIFRQLKGLEDHIGVSVVHPEMLGEGWTFDADFPGATGDTLFGLPYARDIYTRADPKFTGRVTVPILWDKERETIVSNESAEIIRMFNSAFDEITGNSNDYYPTELHDRIEEVNARVYDTLNNGVYKAGFATTQEAYDAAVHPLFDTLDWIEDILSQNRYLAGDKMTEADWRLFTTLVRFDKVYHLHFKCNRKRIVDYPNLWAYTRELYQVSGVAETVNFDHIVRHYHYSHDTINPNRIIPINPVLEFSAPHGRG; encoded by the coding sequence ATGGGCCTTTTGGTTGACGGAAAATGGCAAGACAAATGGTATGACACCAAATCCTCAGGTGGCAAATTTGAACGCAGCGAAGCGAAGTTTCGCAACTGGGTGACCGCCGATGGCAGCGCCGGACCCAGCGGCGAAGGCGGTTTCAAAGCAGAATCGGGGCGCTATCACCTCTATGTCAGCTATGCCTGCCCATGGGCGCACCGCGCGCTGATCTTTCGGCAGTTGAAAGGCTTGGAAGATCATATTGGGGTTTCGGTCGTGCATCCCGAGATGTTGGGCGAGGGCTGGACCTTTGACGCAGACTTCCCCGGCGCCACCGGCGACACCCTCTTTGGCCTGCCCTATGCGCGCGACATCTATACTCGCGCCGATCCCAAGTTCACGGGCCGCGTTACCGTGCCGATCCTTTGGGACAAAGAGCGCGAAACCATCGTCAGCAATGAGTCCGCCGAGATCATCCGCATGTTCAACAGCGCCTTTGATGAGATCACCGGTAACAGCAATGACTACTACCCCACAGAGCTGCACGACCGCATCGAAGAGGTGAACGCCCGCGTCTATGACACGTTGAACAATGGCGTCTACAAGGCCGGTTTCGCCACCACGCAAGAGGCCTATGACGCCGCCGTGCATCCGCTCTTCGACACGCTGGATTGGATCGAAGACATCCTATCGCAGAACCGCTATCTCGCGGGCGATAAGATGACAGAGGCCGATTGGCGGCTTTTCACCACGCTGGTGCGCTTCGACAAGGTTTATCACCTGCATTTCAAATGTAACCGCAAGCGGATCGTGGATTACCCAAACCTCTGGGCCTATACGCGCGAGCTTTATCAGGTGTCGGGCGTGGCCGAGACGGTGAACTTTGACCACATCGTGCGGCACTACCATTACAGTCACGATACCATTAACCCGAACCGGATCATTCCGATCAATCCGGTGCTCGAGTTCAGCGCGCCGCACGGGCGCGGTTAA
- the def gene encoding peptide deformylase, with the protein MREVLRWPDPRLAEICAPIEEITPEIEQLAADMLETMYAAPGRGLAGPQVGAMLRLFVMDAGWKENKSDPLVCINPMFQEIGEERVTNTEGCLSIPGISTDISRPSQVQMVWTGLNGGRYVQSFEGAAALIAQHEMDHLDGVVTFDHLDAETRAAKIAEFKAQ; encoded by the coding sequence ATGCGAGAGGTTCTCCGCTGGCCCGACCCGCGTCTGGCCGAGATCTGTGCCCCGATCGAAGAGATCACGCCAGAGATCGAGCAGCTTGCTGCCGATATGTTGGAGACGATGTATGCCGCCCCCGGGCGCGGCTTGGCCGGGCCGCAAGTCGGCGCGATGCTGCGCCTGTTTGTAATGGATGCGGGCTGGAAAGAGAATAAATCGGACCCGCTGGTCTGCATTAACCCGATGTTTCAAGAGATCGGCGAAGAGCGTGTGACCAATACCGAAGGCTGCCTGAGCATACCCGGCATCAGCACCGACATCTCGCGCCCGTCGCAGGTGCAGATGGTTTGGACCGGGCTGAATGGGGGCCGCTATGTGCAGAGTTTTGAGGGCGCTGCCGCGTTGATCGCGCAGCATGAGATGGATCACCTTGATGGTGTGGTGACATTCGATCACCTCGATGCGGAAACCCGCGCCGCCAAAATTGCGGAGTTTAAAGCCCAATGA
- the ispH gene encoding 4-hydroxy-3-methylbut-2-enyl diphosphate reductase, protein MTKLPLTLYLAAPRGFCAGVDRAIKIVEMALEKWGAPVYVRHEIVHNKFVVDGLRDKGAVFVEELSECPDDRPVIFSAHGVPKSVPSAAQARNMIYVDATCPLVSKVHIEAQRHADAGLQIIMIGHAGHPETVGTMGQLPDGDVLLVETPADVAQVAVRDEGRLAYVTQTTLSVDDTADIVAALQARFPAIIGPHKEDICYATTNRQEAVKAMAPKCDAMLVVGAPNSSNSKRLVEVGARAGCAYAQLVQRADDIDWRALDGIGSIGITAGASAPEVLINEVIDAFKARYDVTTELVETAQENVEFKVPRVLRQPA, encoded by the coding sequence ATGACCAAATTGCCTCTCACCCTCTACCTTGCCGCGCCGCGCGGATTCTGTGCAGGCGTGGATCGGGCGATCAAGATCGTCGAGATGGCGCTCGAAAAATGGGGCGCGCCGGTCTATGTGCGTCATGAGATCGTGCACAATAAATTCGTCGTCGACGGGCTGCGCGACAAGGGCGCGGTCTTTGTCGAGGAACTGTCGGAGTGCCCCGATGACCGCCCGGTGATCTTCTCGGCCCATGGTGTGCCCAAATCCGTGCCCTCGGCCGCGCAGGCGCGCAATATGATCTACGTCGATGCCACCTGCCCGCTGGTCAGCAAGGTCCACATCGAAGCACAGCGCCATGCCGACGCCGGGCTGCAAATCATCATGATCGGCCACGCGGGCCACCCCGAAACGGTGGGCACCATGGGCCAACTGCCCGATGGCGACGTGCTGCTCGTTGAAACCCCCGCCGATGTGGCCCAAGTCGCCGTGCGCGATGAGGGCCGTCTGGCTTATGTCACCCAGACCACGCTCAGCGTCGATGACACCGCGGATATCGTCGCCGCACTTCAGGCGCGCTTCCCTGCCATTATCGGCCCGCACAAGGAAGACATCTGCTACGCCACGACCAACCGTCAGGAAGCCGTCAAAGCGATGGCCCCCAAATGCGACGCGATGCTGGTGGTCGGCGCGCCCAATTCGTCGAACTCCAAACGTCTGGTCGAAGTCGGTGCCCGCGCGGGTTGCGCCTATGCGCAACTGGTGCAACGGGCCGATGATATCGACTGGCGCGCGCTGGATGGGATCGGCAGCATCGGCATCACCGCAGGCGCCTCGGCCCCTGAGGTGCTGATCAACGAAGTGATCGACGCCTTCAAAGCGCGCTATGACGTGACCACCGAACTGGTCGAAACCGCGCAGGAAAACGTCGAATTCAAGGTTCCCCGCGTCCTCCGCCAACCCGCCTGA
- the cbiB gene encoding adenosylcobinamide-phosphate synthase CbiB, with translation MSTAAILTLAMLLDAALGEPEWLWRRLPHPAVLMGRLIGWGDRRLNHGQARRAKGVALLLSLMIGAAALGWLLSLFGPIIEIIVGAILLAQRSLVEHLRAVADGLRQSLPAGRRAVAMIVSRDTAEMTEDAVARSAIESGAENLSDGIIAPAFWFLLAGLPGLLVYKIVNTADSMIGYRTPRYADFGWAAARMDDLLNLVPARLTALLIALPGGVLHHWRDIRADAALHRSPNAGWPEAAMARATGVALAGPRAYDGQLQQFAWVHGAGARVIGPQAIDAAITRLWQAWLVMWAIALVLACL, from the coding sequence ATGAGCACGGCGGCGATCCTTACGCTGGCCATGCTGCTGGACGCAGCTTTGGGAGAGCCGGAATGGCTCTGGCGGCGCTTGCCGCACCCGGCGGTGCTGATGGGGCGCTTGATTGGCTGGGGGGATCGGCGGTTGAACCACGGCCAAGCGCGACGCGCTAAGGGCGTGGCGCTGCTGCTATCGCTGATGATCGGAGCCGCAGCATTAGGTTGGCTACTGAGCCTCTTCGGCCCAATCATTGAGATCATCGTCGGAGCGATCCTACTTGCGCAACGCTCCCTCGTCGAACACCTCCGCGCTGTGGCTGATGGGCTGCGCCAGTCATTGCCCGCTGGCCGCCGCGCTGTGGCGATGATCGTCAGCCGCGACACTGCCGAGATGACCGAAGACGCCGTGGCACGCTCTGCCATCGAAAGCGGCGCGGAAAATCTCAGCGACGGGATCATCGCCCCTGCCTTCTGGTTCCTGCTGGCCGGTCTGCCGGGGCTGCTGGTCTATAAAATCGTCAACACCGCCGACAGTATGATCGGCTACCGCACCCCGCGCTATGCCGATTTTGGCTGGGCTGCGGCGCGGATGGATGACCTGTTGAACCTCGTCCCTGCTCGGCTGACCGCGCTGCTTATCGCCCTGCCCGGCGGGGTCTTGCACCACTGGCGCGACATTCGCGCTGATGCGGCGCTGCACCGCTCGCCCAATGCCGGTTGGCCAGAAGCCGCCATGGCGCGGGCCACGGGTGTGGCACTTGCAGGCCCGCGCGCCTATGATGGGCAATTGCAGCAGTTCGCTTGGGTTCACGGCGCGGGGGCGCGCGTCATCGGACCTCAGGCAATCGATGCGGCCATCACCCGCCTCTGGCAGGCATGGTTGGTGATGTGGGCAATCGCCCTAGTTCTGGCCTGTCTGTGA
- the def gene encoding peptide deformylase — translation MKRPILLHPDPRLKKAAAPVADLSDELRVLGDDMLATMYDAPGIGLAAPQVGVLSRVIVLDCVKEEGEAPRPLLMFNPEIVASSDDLNTYEEGCLSIPEQFADVTRPAEVEVRWLDRDGKEQREGFDGLWATCVQHEIDHLDGKLFIDYLKPLKRQMITRKMVKLKRELARG, via the coding sequence ATGAAACGCCCGATCCTTTTGCACCCCGACCCACGGCTCAAGAAAGCCGCAGCCCCTGTCGCCGATCTCAGCGACGAGTTGCGCGTGCTGGGCGATGATATGTTGGCCACCATGTATGACGCGCCGGGCATTGGCCTTGCTGCACCGCAGGTCGGCGTGTTGAGCCGGGTGATCGTGCTCGATTGCGTCAAGGAAGAGGGCGAAGCACCGCGCCCGCTGTTGATGTTCAACCCGGAGATCGTGGCCTCCTCGGATGACCTGAACACCTATGAGGAAGGCTGCCTGAGCATCCCTGAGCAATTCGCCGATGTGACCCGCCCGGCTGAGGTTGAGGTCCGCTGGCTGGACCGTGACGGCAAAGAACAGCGCGAAGGCTTTGACGGGCTCTGGGCGACCTGCGTACAGCATGAAATCGACCACCTCGATGGGAAGCTGTTCATCGACTACCTCAAGCCGCTGAAGCGCCAGATGATCACCCGCAAGATGGTCAAGCTTAAGCGTGAGCTGGCGCGCGGATGA
- the cobD gene encoding threonine-phosphate decarboxylase CobD, with translation MQQPDQRDHGGGVDAAAARFGGQRADWIDLSTGINPQPYPIPALPADAWNALPDAAAQTALEDAARAFWQVPAGTALIAVPGASSAIARIPALAPRGTVRIPGPTYNEHAASFADSGWEVVEEGNTDAAVHVHPNNPDGRLWHATQTTAPLSIIDESFCDIIPEATLIAQATTPGTLILKSFGKFWGLAGLRLGFVIGDPALVAELRRMLGPWPVSGPALHIGAAALRDTDWADATRTRLAAEADRLDTLVTGAGAEIVGGTPLFRLYEVDDAQAWQVRLAEQHIWTRVFPYNPRWLRLGLPVPDGWARLEQALA, from the coding sequence ATGCAACAGCCAGACCAGCGCGACCACGGCGGCGGTGTCGATGCGGCAGCAGCGCGTTTCGGCGGGCAGCGGGCGGATTGGATTGACCTGTCGACCGGGATCAATCCGCAGCCCTACCCGATCCCTGCCCTGCCAGCGGATGCGTGGAACGCGCTCCCCGACGCTGCGGCGCAAACCGCGCTTGAGGACGCCGCCCGCGCGTTCTGGCAGGTGCCCGCCGGGACAGCACTCATCGCCGTGCCGGGTGCGTCATCGGCAATTGCCCGCATCCCGGCGCTTGCCCCGCGTGGCACTGTGCGCATCCCCGGACCAACCTATAATGAACATGCCGCCAGTTTCGCCGATAGCGGTTGGGAAGTCGTTGAGGAAGGTAACACAGATGCCGCCGTCCATGTGCACCCCAACAACCCCGACGGGCGGCTTTGGCACGCGACACAGACCACCGCCCCCCTCAGCATCATCGACGAAAGCTTTTGCGATATCATCCCCGAAGCCACCCTCATCGCGCAGGCCACGACACCCGGCACGTTGATCCTCAAAAGTTTCGGCAAGTTCTGGGGGCTCGCCGGACTACGGCTGGGCTTCGTCATCGGCGATCCGGCCTTGGTGGCTGAGCTTCGGCGGATGCTTGGCCCCTGGCCGGTAAGCGGCCCGGCGCTGCATATCGGCGCAGCGGCGTTGCGCGATACAGATTGGGCCGACGCCACGCGAACCCGGCTCGCCGCAGAGGCAGACCGCCTCGATACTCTGGTAACGGGCGCAGGCGCGGAGATTGTCGGCGGAACCCCGCTCTTCCGCCTCTATGAAGTCGACGATGCGCAAGCCTGGCAGGTCCGCCTCGCCGAGCAGCACATCTGGACCCGTGTTTTCCCCTACAATCCGCGCTGGCTGCGCCTCGGCCTGCCCGTCCCCGACGGTTGGGCGCGGCTGGAGCAGGCGCTGGCATGA
- the def gene encoding peptide deformylase, translating into MTLRRYVLWPDKRLRSPAEPIEAVTDEIRTLWDDMIETMDAMPGVGLAAPQIGVMLQVAVVDASEARNKRIRLANPVIIDASAVLHPYEEASPNLPGFSAVIRRPRGVKVRFLDETGAEVERDFVGLEAVSVQHQIDHLAGKMYFDNLSKTKRDMLLRKARKLGG; encoded by the coding sequence ATGACCCTACGCCGCTACGTCCTATGGCCCGACAAACGCCTGCGCAGCCCCGCTGAACCCATTGAGGCAGTGACGGATGAAATCCGCACCCTTTGGGACGATATGATTGAGACGATGGACGCCATGCCCGGCGTCGGCCTTGCCGCGCCGCAGATCGGGGTGATGTTGCAGGTCGCCGTCGTCGATGCCTCCGAGGCGCGCAACAAGCGTATCCGCTTGGCGAACCCGGTGATTATCGACGCCTCTGCCGTGCTGCACCCCTATGAGGAGGCCAGCCCGAACCTGCCCGGTTTCAGCGCCGTGATCCGCCGCCCGCGCGGCGTGAAGGTGCGCTTTCTAGATGAGACAGGTGCGGAGGTCGAACGCGATTTCGTTGGGCTGGAGGCCGTGAGCGTGCAGCACCAGATCGACCATCTGGCGGGCAAGATGTATTTTGACAATCTCAGCAAAACCAAGCGCGACATGCTGTTGCGCAAGGCGCGCAAACTGGGCGGCTGA